The Corallococcus exiguus genome includes a region encoding these proteins:
- a CDS encoding OprO/OprP family phosphate-selective porin: MSIFCAPALLAATGLLLAAPRVHAQAAEPPKAAEPPKAAEPPVINVSEEGFTLSSADKAFVLKLRGQLQGDGRFYFADIDRTGTNTFLVRRVRPILDGTLFGFIDFRLMPDFGVNQPIIQDAFIDFRPGEWVRLRAGRFKTPFGLELLQSDMDNPFIERSLTVDLVPNRDEGLELHGEGEGGRWQYSLAVVNGDPDGASTDTNPDDSFDLVARVFALPFKGREPAFLQGLGLGIAVTRGLQFGTATNTGLAPFRSTGQEIIFSYLNNANTGETVTAHGQHLRLAPQGYFYWGSFGLLAEYVRSSQEVRIADARARLRNHAWQTSVSWVFGGKASFEGARPTTPFDPKTLKGGALEVAARYHALDIDDAAFPRFANPAQSVSAASGFGVATTFAFNRRVRFAMNFHRTNYEGGAPDGADRPPENVLMSRFQLTF; encoded by the coding sequence GTGTCCATTTTCTGCGCCCCCGCCCTCCTCGCCGCCACGGGCCTGCTGCTCGCCGCCCCCCGCGTTCACGCCCAGGCCGCCGAGCCTCCCAAGGCCGCCGAACCTCCCAAGGCCGCCGAGCCGCCAGTCATCAACGTCTCCGAGGAAGGCTTCACGCTGTCGTCCGCGGACAAGGCCTTCGTGCTCAAGCTGCGCGGCCAGCTCCAGGGCGACGGGCGCTTCTACTTCGCGGACATCGACCGAACCGGCACCAACACGTTCCTCGTGCGGCGCGTGCGCCCCATCCTGGACGGGACGCTCTTCGGCTTCATCGACTTCCGCCTCATGCCGGACTTCGGCGTCAATCAGCCGATCATCCAGGACGCGTTCATCGACTTCCGTCCAGGGGAATGGGTCCGCCTGCGCGCGGGCCGGTTCAAGACGCCGTTCGGACTGGAGCTGCTCCAGTCCGACATGGACAACCCCTTCATCGAGCGCTCGCTCACGGTGGACCTGGTCCCCAACCGCGACGAGGGCCTGGAGCTGCACGGCGAGGGCGAAGGCGGCCGGTGGCAGTACTCGCTGGCGGTGGTGAATGGAGACCCCGACGGCGCCAGCACCGACACCAATCCCGACGACAGCTTCGACCTGGTCGCCCGCGTCTTCGCCCTGCCCTTCAAGGGCCGCGAGCCGGCCTTCCTCCAGGGACTGGGGCTGGGCATCGCGGTGACGCGCGGCCTCCAGTTCGGCACCGCCACCAACACCGGGCTCGCGCCCTTTCGCAGCACGGGCCAGGAGATCATCTTCAGCTATCTCAACAACGCGAACACCGGAGAGACGGTGACGGCGCACGGCCAGCACCTGCGGCTCGCGCCCCAGGGCTACTTCTACTGGGGCTCCTTCGGCCTCCTCGCGGAGTACGTGCGCTCGTCACAAGAGGTGCGAATCGCGGACGCACGCGCGCGGCTGCGCAACCACGCGTGGCAGACGTCGGTGTCGTGGGTGTTCGGAGGGAAGGCGTCCTTCGAAGGCGCCCGGCCCACGACGCCCTTCGACCCGAAGACGCTCAAGGGCGGCGCGCTGGAGGTGGCGGCGCGCTACCACGCCCTGGACATTGACGACGCCGCCTTCCCCCGCTTCGCCAACCCCGCGCAATCCGTGAGCGCGGCGAGCGGCTTCGGCGTCGCCACGACGTTCGCCTTCAACCGGCGCGTGCGCTTCGCCATGAACTTCCACCGCACGAACTACGAGGGCG
- the coaA gene encoding type I pantothenate kinase gives MSVTKPRAASMYVDLDRDAWRELRASTPLTLTAEEVEKLRGLGDRLDIQEVEDVYLPLSRLLHLQVASAQSLWAAQQAFLGYSVRKVPFIIAIAGSVAVGKSTTSRILQALLARWPDHPRVALVTTDGFLYPNRVLAERGVMNRKGFPESYDRRALVRFLAELKAGREEVTAPVYSHLVYDIVPEEAQSIRQPDILILEGLNVLQTGPVEGGRLPQTFLSDFFDFSIYVDASETDIRHWYVERFLRLWETAFRDERSFFRRFSELTRDQAIARAASVWAEINGPNLAENIAPTRSRARLILVKGSDHKVRRVRMRKL, from the coding sequence ATGTCCGTGACCAAGCCCCGCGCCGCATCGATGTACGTCGACCTGGACCGCGACGCGTGGCGCGAGCTCCGGGCCTCCACGCCGCTGACGTTGACGGCGGAGGAGGTGGAGAAGCTGCGGGGCCTGGGGGACCGGCTGGACATCCAGGAGGTGGAGGACGTCTACCTGCCGCTGTCGCGACTGCTGCACCTGCAGGTGGCGTCAGCGCAGTCGCTGTGGGCGGCGCAGCAGGCGTTTCTGGGCTATTCGGTGCGCAAGGTGCCGTTCATCATCGCCATCGCGGGCAGCGTGGCGGTGGGCAAGAGCACGACGTCGCGCATCCTCCAGGCGCTGCTGGCGCGCTGGCCGGACCATCCGCGCGTGGCGCTGGTGACGACGGACGGGTTCCTCTATCCGAACCGGGTGCTCGCCGAGCGGGGCGTCATGAACCGCAAGGGCTTTCCGGAGAGCTATGACCGGCGCGCGCTGGTGCGCTTCCTGGCGGAGCTGAAGGCGGGGCGCGAGGAGGTGACGGCGCCGGTGTACTCGCACCTCGTCTACGACATCGTGCCGGAGGAGGCGCAGTCCATCCGGCAGCCGGACATCCTCATCCTGGAGGGGCTCAACGTCCTGCAGACGGGGCCGGTGGAGGGCGGGCGGCTGCCGCAGACGTTCCTGTCGGACTTCTTCGACTTCTCCATCTACGTGGACGCGAGCGAGACGGACATCCGCCACTGGTACGTGGAGCGCTTCCTGCGCCTGTGGGAGACGGCGTTCCGCGACGAGCGGTCCTTCTTCCGGCGCTTCTCTGAATTGACGCGCGACCAGGCGATTGCCCGGGCCGCGTCGGTGTGGGCGGAGATCAACGGGCCCAACCTGGCGGAGAACATCGCGCCCACGCGTTCACGGGCGAGGCTCATCCTGGTGAAGGGCAGCGACCACAAGGTCCGCCGCGTGCGGATGCGCAAGCTGTAG